A window of Streptomyces sp. DG1A-41 contains these coding sequences:
- a CDS encoding S8 family serine peptidase → MRNKRQRTSRRPRGHGRTVCGIAAVLALAGLTATATVTSAAPIGSSGPSTLSPGRPAGPAARVTLLTGDTVGVDGNGRVVEVRPGKGRSGVGYSVRRFAGHTYVVPLDATRLLGSGRLDRRLFDVTELVEDGYDDAHRGQMPLIVSYKGSGRAQKGARDALVAAEAEVTHRLSALRGDALTADKPDAGKVWQALTDSVGGRSAVTAAPGIDRVWLDGRVRISAREAVAPDPRGGVAQIGAPTAWKAGYDGKGVKVAVLDTGIDATHPDLKGKILKAKDFSGSGSTDDRQGHGTHVASTIVGSGAKSGGTYKGVAPGAELMVGKVLDDTGFGDDSDIIAGMQWAVAQGAKVVNMSLGDVDTPDVDPLEKAVNDLSASSGALFVIAAGNSGPSDTTLGSPGSAAAALTVAAVDRHDEIASFSSRGPTVDGRLKPDIAAPGVDIIAAKAAHGTEGNDEAPGYVSMSGTSMATPHAAGAAAILAQEHPGWTGERLKAALTASTRGLTGVTPYDVGVGRVDLTRAIGTTVSSEPSSVDFGTPNPWPHQDDTPVTRTLTYRNDGTRPVTLRLGLTATGPDGKAAPSGMVTVSPARLTVPVGGSARATVRADTRLGSADGLYSGAVTASGDGQSVRTAVAVDRAVESHTLTLVTTRRDGKRDNEPDVTVAGLDTGKQFTPYDDGKARNGTVTLRLPKGRYAISATTITPAGRSAQLVAPRLVLDHDTTVALDGRKAKPVKVTAPDRRATLRDGQVVFAARGAKRAYDFAAATGLDAGTTFLGQVGPNAPAGSFIAQAGGVWQRTATSPAYNLVTTRTGGFFDGLTRTFASTRGMARVNTSVATALAKAETAQNNAWTTPGRPALDQVTSAFEGPLRAAPTAKIVQYLSTDHGVRWILGARTQNGTDGEGLTAFATSRRFEPDRTYRVTLDGGVHGPVVTPTEVVGGVRIGRYYALCVPMFSDGPGNFSYSVQTSVHTRLTSGGKVIGDFTEDTCPNTYSNLPARTARYKLSITADRSKGYKVSDHVEGVWTFTSANTPETRTVAWPLSVVRFHPELSLTGTAKAGARITVPLSLQGPAAAKGHLKSLTVKVSYDGGRTWKQLPVHTGAGGKPHLTLTNPGKPGTVSFRTALADTAGNTYTGTIRNAYRTVR, encoded by the coding sequence TTGCGGAACAAGCGCCAACGGACCAGCAGGAGACCGCGCGGGCACGGCAGGACGGTGTGCGGCATCGCCGCCGTGCTGGCCCTGGCCGGCCTCACCGCGACCGCGACGGTCACCTCCGCCGCACCGATCGGGTCGTCCGGCCCGTCCACCCTGTCCCCGGGCCGCCCGGCGGGGCCGGCCGCGCGCGTGACGCTGCTGACCGGTGACACCGTCGGTGTGGACGGCAACGGCCGGGTGGTCGAGGTGCGGCCGGGCAAGGGCCGTAGCGGTGTCGGGTACTCGGTACGGCGCTTCGCCGGCCACACCTACGTCGTTCCGCTCGACGCGACGAGGCTGCTGGGCAGCGGCAGGCTGGACCGCCGTCTGTTCGACGTCACGGAACTGGTCGAGGACGGTTACGACGACGCGCATCGGGGACAGATGCCACTGATCGTCTCCTACAAGGGCTCCGGCCGTGCCCAGAAGGGGGCCAGGGATGCCCTGGTCGCCGCGGAGGCGGAGGTGACGCACCGGCTGTCGGCCCTCCGCGGCGACGCGCTGACCGCCGACAAGCCGGACGCGGGCAAGGTGTGGCAGGCGCTGACCGACTCCGTCGGCGGCCGCTCCGCGGTGACCGCTGCCCCCGGTATCGACCGGGTGTGGCTGGACGGGCGGGTCAGGATCAGCGCGCGGGAAGCCGTCGCCCCCGACCCGCGGGGAGGGGTCGCGCAGATCGGTGCCCCGACCGCCTGGAAGGCGGGCTACGACGGCAAGGGCGTCAAGGTCGCCGTCCTGGACACCGGCATCGACGCCACCCACCCGGACCTCAAGGGCAAGATCCTCAAGGCCAAGGACTTCAGCGGCTCCGGCTCCACCGACGACAGGCAGGGGCACGGCACCCACGTCGCCTCCACCATCGTGGGCTCCGGGGCGAAGAGCGGCGGGACGTACAAGGGGGTGGCTCCCGGCGCGGAGTTGATGGTCGGAAAGGTCCTGGACGACACGGGCTTCGGTGACGACTCGGACATCATCGCCGGTATGCAGTGGGCCGTGGCGCAGGGCGCCAAGGTCGTCAACATGAGCCTCGGCGACGTCGACACCCCCGATGTCGACCCTCTGGAGAAGGCCGTGAACGACCTGTCGGCCTCCTCCGGCGCCCTGTTCGTGATCGCCGCCGGCAACTCCGGCCCCTCGGACACCACGCTCGGCTCCCCGGGATCGGCCGCCGCCGCCCTGACGGTGGCCGCCGTCGACCGCCACGACGAGATCGCCTCCTTCTCCAGCCGCGGCCCCACCGTCGACGGCCGCCTCAAGCCGGACATCGCCGCGCCCGGCGTCGACATCATCGCCGCGAAGGCCGCCCACGGCACCGAGGGCAACGACGAGGCGCCCGGCTATGTGTCGATGTCCGGCACCTCGATGGCCACCCCGCACGCTGCGGGCGCCGCCGCCATCCTGGCCCAGGAGCACCCCGGCTGGACCGGCGAGCGGCTCAAGGCCGCCCTCACGGCCTCCACCAGGGGGCTGACCGGCGTGACTCCGTACGACGTCGGCGTCGGCCGGGTCGACCTCACCCGGGCGATCGGCACCACCGTCAGCAGCGAGCCGTCGTCGGTCGACTTCGGGACCCCGAACCCCTGGCCGCACCAGGACGACACCCCCGTCACCCGGACTCTCACCTACCGCAACGACGGCACCCGGCCGGTCACCCTGCGCCTGGGCCTCACCGCGACCGGCCCCGACGGCAAGGCCGCGCCCTCCGGCATGGTCACCGTCTCCCCCGCCCGGCTGACCGTCCCTGTAGGCGGCTCGGCGCGGGCGACGGTCAGGGCGGACACCCGGCTCGGCAGCGCCGACGGCCTCTACTCCGGCGCGGTCACCGCGAGCGGTGACGGACAGAGCGTCCGCACCGCCGTGGCGGTCGACCGTGCGGTGGAGTCGCACACGCTGACCCTCGTCACCACCCGCCGGGACGGCAAGCGCGACAACGAGCCCGACGTCACCGTGGCGGGCCTGGACACGGGCAAGCAGTTCACGCCCTACGACGACGGAAAGGCGCGGAACGGCACGGTCACCCTGCGGCTGCCGAAGGGCCGCTACGCGATCAGCGCGACGACCATCACCCCGGCAGGCCGGTCCGCCCAGTTGGTCGCTCCCCGCCTCGTGCTCGACCACGACACCACCGTCGCCCTCGACGGGCGCAAGGCCAAGCCGGTGAAGGTGACCGCTCCGGATCGCCGGGCCACCCTGCGCGACGGCCAGGTCGTCTTCGCCGCCCGCGGCGCCAAGCGGGCCTACGACTTCGCCGCCGCCACCGGCCTCGACGCCGGCACGACCTTCCTCGGTCAGGTCGGCCCGAACGCCCCCGCGGGCTCCTTCATCGCCCAGGCCGGCGGCGTCTGGCAGCGCACCGCGACATCCCCGGCGTACAACCTGGTGACCACGCGCACCGGCGGCTTCTTCGACGGCCTCACCCGTACCTTCGCCTCCACCCGGGGCATGGCCAGGGTGAACACCTCGGTCGCCACGGCCCTGGCCAAGGCGGAGACCGCGCAGAACAACGCGTGGACCACGCCGGGCCGGCCGGCGCTCGACCAGGTCACGTCGGCCTTCGAAGGGCCGCTGCGTGCGGCGCCGACCGCGAAGATCGTGCAGTATCTGTCGACCGACCACGGTGTGCGCTGGATCCTCGGTGCCCGGACGCAGAACGGTACGGACGGAGAGGGTCTGACCGCCTTCGCCACTTCGCGCCGCTTCGAGCCGGACCGTACGTACCGTGTCACTCTGGACGGCGGTGTCCACGGCCCGGTCGTGACACCGACGGAGGTCGTGGGCGGTGTGCGGATCGGGCGGTACTACGCGCTGTGCGTGCCCATGTTCTCGGACGGGCCCGGCAACTTCTCGTACTCCGTGCAGACCAGTGTCCACACCCGGCTCACGTCCGGCGGCAAGGTCATAGGCGACTTCACCGAGGACACCTGCCCCAACACCTACTCCAACCTGCCGGCCCGGACAGCGCGCTACAAGCTGTCCATCACCGCCGACCGCAGCAAGGGCTACAAGGTCAGTGACCACGTCGAGGGCGTGTGGACGTTCACCTCGGCGAACACGCCCGAGACCCGGACGGTCGCCTGGCCGCTCTCCGTCGTCCGTTTCCATCCCGAGCTGAGCCTGACCGGCACGGCGAAGGCGGGCGCCCGGATCACCGTCCCGCTGTCCCTGCAAGGCCCGGCGGCGGCCAAGGGGCATCTGAAGTCGCTGACGGTGAAGGTGTCCTACGACGGCGGCCGCACCTGGAAGCAGCTCCCGGTGCACACCGGGGCGGGGGGCAAGCCTCACCTGACTCTTACCAACCCGGGGAAGCCCGGCACCGTCTCCTTCAGGACGGCCCTCGCCGACACCGCCGGCAACACCTACACCGGCACGATCCGCAACGCCTACCGCACCGTCCGGTAA
- a CDS encoding LysR family transcriptional regulator — protein sequence MTMDVHVRDLRYFLTVAEELHFTRAAERLYVSQPALSKQVRTLERQLGIELFRRDRHGVALTDAGRALLPYARQVLADWAEGAAAVEAARAAQRSTLVVGMSTSPVRGGLLPAIRSRFTAAHPEAVIRLRQVNWEDPTAGLADGAADVAFVWLPLPGQERYDWTVVAEEPLMVAVPDTHPLADRTEVDFTDLLDEPFLALPESTGPLRDYWLALDARDGRPPRVGAEIASTEETYEALTAGLGVCLVATGNVPLLTLGGVTARPVRGLTPSRCVLAWRREDGRRPLVREYAEACRRVTGRK from the coding sequence ATGACGATGGACGTTCATGTGCGGGACCTCCGCTACTTCCTGACGGTGGCCGAGGAACTGCACTTCACCCGCGCCGCCGAGCGCCTGTACGTGTCGCAGCCCGCGCTGAGCAAGCAGGTCCGGACGCTGGAGCGGCAGTTGGGCATCGAGCTGTTCCGGCGCGACCGGCACGGAGTGGCCCTCACCGACGCCGGTAGGGCCCTGCTGCCGTACGCCCGGCAGGTGCTGGCGGACTGGGCGGAGGGGGCGGCCGCGGTGGAGGCGGCCCGGGCGGCGCAGCGCAGCACGCTGGTAGTGGGCATGAGCACCAGCCCGGTCCGCGGCGGCCTGCTGCCCGCGATCCGCTCCCGCTTCACGGCGGCGCACCCGGAGGCCGTCATCCGGCTGCGGCAGGTCAACTGGGAGGACCCGACCGCGGGCCTCGCCGACGGCGCCGCGGACGTGGCCTTCGTCTGGCTGCCCCTGCCCGGCCAGGAGCGTTACGACTGGACGGTCGTAGCCGAGGAACCGCTCATGGTCGCCGTCCCGGACACCCACCCCCTCGCCGACCGCACCGAGGTCGACTTCACGGACCTGCTCGACGAGCCGTTCCTCGCGCTGCCCGAGAGCACGGGCCCGCTGCGCGACTACTGGCTGGCCCTGGACGCCCGCGACGGCCGCCCTCCCCGGGTCGGCGCCGAGATCGCGAGCACGGAGGAGACGTACGAGGCCCTGACCGCCGGTCTCGGCGTGTGCCTCGTGGCCACGGGCAACGTCCCCCTGCTCACCCTGGGCGGCGTGACCGCCCGCCCGGTACGCGGACTCACGCCCAGCCGCTGTGTCCTGGCCTGGCGCCGGGAGGACGGGCGACGTCCGCTGGTACGGGAGTACGCGGAGGCCTGCCGCCGGGTCACGGGACGAAAGTAG